Part of the Aggregatilinea lenta genome, GGTCGCCAAGCTGATCAAGCTGCGCAACCAGAACCAGTCCTGGCGCACCTACCGGGGCATGTTCATCGATGAGAACAAGTGGCGCGCCGTGCGCTATGGCATCCAGGGCAAGCTGATCGACTTCGGCATCGGTGAAGAAGTGCCGCTGCGCGCGCTGATGGACGAGCTGATCGAGATCGTGGACGACGTGGTAGACGACCTGAACTCGCGCGACGAAGTGGCCCACATCCGCACCATCGCGGAACGCGGCACCAGCGCCGACCGCCAGTTGGCGATCTATCACAGCGCGCTGAAAGGCGGCGCGAGCGAAAAAGAAGCGCTGTTCGCGGTTGTCGATCACCTGATCATGGAAACTAACTCCGGGTGGTAAACCTCCCGAACGGCGGCGAGCAGTCGGAGAGCAGCGCCGCGCTGGTGCGGCACCTGTTCGGCGCGGCGGCAGCGGATTACGCCCGCTTCGTCGCGCCCCGGCAGGCCCGGCTCGTCGCGGATTTTCTGGCCTTTGCCCGCCCACGTCCCGGCGATCTCGCGCTCGACGTGGGCGCGGGCACCGGCATTGCCGCCGCCGCGCTGGCCCGCCAGGGATACGTCGCGGCGGCGCTGGATCTGTCGGACACGATGCTGCGCCGCGCTGACCCGCTCCCACACCTTCTGCCCGTCTGCGGCGACCTGCTGCACGCGCCCTTTGCGGCACACCGGTTCGCGCTGGTGGTCGCCTCGTTTGGCCTCAACACGACTCGCCCCGACCAAAGTCTGCCCGCGCTGCGCCACCTGCTCGTGCCCGGCGGACGGCTGGCGATCCAGGAATGGGGGCCGATCACCGCGCTGGACGCCGCACTCGACGACTTGCTGGCCAACGCCACCGTCGAGGAGCCGGACCCGCCGCTGGCCGCGCTGCGCGCGTGGCTGGGCGACGACGACCTGCGCTGGCAGAACCGGCTGCAAGATCCCGACGATTATCACGAGTGGCTGGACGATTTCGGTTTTACGGTCGAGGACGCGAGCGAAAACGCGCCCGTAAGCGTGCGGTTCGAGTCGGTGGGGGATTACCTGACGTTCTGGGCCGCGTCGCCGGGCCGTCGCGCCGAACTCATCGCCCTGGACCCCAACGCGCGGGCCGCCGTGCTGCGCGACGCGGAAGCGATCATCGCGCAAAGCGCCACCCTGGACGGCGCGATCCTCTGGCAGCCGTCCCTGCTGCGCGCCGTGGCGCAGCGCGCGCGGTAACCGCATCCCTGACCAGGCAAAACGAGCGGAGCAAGCCCTGCCACTGCACTGGCTAACCGCTAACCACGACTCGCTGCCTTTCACTCCTCAAGCTGGTACGGCCCAAAACCGTGCCACGCGAAATTCGGTACGTAGTAGATCGCGCCCATCGTGTCCGGTTCCTCCACCACCACGTCGAACGTGATCACCGGATCGTCCGGCGAGAGGAACTCCCAGGGCTGCCCGCCCCAGTGACGCGCCACGGACACGCGCAGATGCCGCTCCGGGTACGATAGCACCAGCGAGCCTGCGGCGAAGATCACGCGGCGCGGCGGGCCGAGCGCCGCGATCACGTCGCCCATATGCAGCGCGGGACCGGTGGGACTGGAAGCAAATACGAAACTGTACATGTAGGGAAACCAGTACATCATCACATTAATCGCGTTGAATTGGCGCGCCCCGTACTGAAAATAGACAATCCTGTAATCACCGGTGAGGGGTTCGTTGGGCACGCGGACGCTGGCAGAGGGCACGCTGGGCAGGGCTTCCAACGCCAGCCGCGCGCCGGTGAAGCCGCGTCCGTCAAGGAAGCAAATCGACTGCCAGCAGCCGTGTTCGTCGGGCAGCGGCAGTCCCGTGGGGCCACGCTGCATCCCCACCCAGCGCAGGCCGCCCGCCAGAATCGCTGCGGTCACCAGCAGCGCCAGCGTCGCCGTCGTCAGCAGCCGCACGCGCTCACTCCTGTGAAGGACGCGCCGCGCGCCGCGCCGCCCATTCGAGCATGCCGTTGGTGAAGATGGCTTGCAGACCCATCAGGATCAGGATTCCGACGCTCAGAAAAACGCCGTACTCCACGCCGGGCCACGTCTCCAAAAAGGTGCGCAGATCCATCAGACGCAGGCCGTGATCGCCCACGCCCGCCATCAGCAGCAGGCTGGTCCAGCGTTCCAGTGTGGTCTGCCCGGT contains:
- a CDS encoding class I SAM-dependent methyltransferase gives rise to the protein MVNLPNGGEQSESSAALVRHLFGAAAADYARFVAPRQARLVADFLAFARPRPGDLALDVGAGTGIAAAALARQGYVAAALDLSDTMLRRADPLPHLLPVCGDLLHAPFAAHRFALVVASFGLNTTRPDQSLPALRHLLVPGGRLAIQEWGPITALDAALDDLLANATVEEPDPPLAALRAWLGDDDLRWQNRLQDPDDYHEWLDDFGFTVEDASENAPVSVRFESVGDYLTFWAASPGRRAELIALDPNARAAVLRDAEAIIAQSATLDGAILWQPSLLRAVAQRAR